One region of Glycine max cultivar Williams 82 chromosome 9, Glycine_max_v4.0, whole genome shotgun sequence genomic DNA includes:
- the LOC100776301 gene encoding putative GDP-L-fucose synthase 2-like yields the protein MGSQDNNVALSSNSFLAYKSAKVFVAGHRGLVGSAIVRKLTQLGFTNLVLHSHAELDLTRQSDVEAFFASEKPEFVIVAAAKVGGIHANNTYPADFIAINLQIQTNVIDSAYRNGAKKLLFLGSSCIYPKYAPQPIPEDALLTGPLEPTNEWYAIAKIAGIKMCQAYRIQHKWDAISGMPTNLYGPYDNFHPENSHVLPALMRRFHEAKVNGAKEVVVWGTGSPLREFLHVDDLADAVVFMMEKYSGLEHLNVGSGKEVTIKELAELMKEVVGFEGDLVWDSTKPDGTPRKLMDSSKLASLGWTPKVSLKDGLADTYKWYLENVNL from the coding sequence TAGCATTGTcatcaaattcatttttagCTTACAAATCTGCTAAGGTGTTTGTCGCTGGCCACCGAGGTCTTGTTGGCTCGGCCATAGTTCGCAAGCTCACTCAACTTGGGTTCACTAATCTGGTCTTGCACTCCCATGCCGAGCTTGATCTCACTCGACAATCTGATGTTGAAGCCTTCTTTGCCTCTGAAAAACCTGAATTTGTCATTGTAGCTGCAGCCAAAGTTGGTGGCATCCATGCCAACAACACCTACCCTGCCGATTTCATTGCCATCAACCTCCAAATCCAGACCAATGTCATTGATTCTGCTTATCGCAACGGTGCTAAGAAACTATTGTTTTTGGGTTCCTCTTGTATTTACCCCAAATATGCACCCCAACCGATTCCGGAAGATGCTTTGCTTACTGGACCGTTAGAGCCCACCAATGAATGGTATGCCATTGCCAAGATTGCTGGGATCAAAATGTGCCAGGCTTACAGAATTCAGCATAAGTGGGATGCAATTTCTGGAATGCCCACCAACTTATATGGACCATACGACAATTTTCACCCCGAGAATTCACATGTGTTACCTGCTCTCATGAGGAGGTTTCATGAGGCAAAGGTCAATGGTGCCAAGGAGGTGGTGGTGTGGGGCACAGGAAGTCCATTGAGGGAATTCTTGCACGTCGACGATTTGGCAGATGCAGTTGTCTTCATGATGGAAAAGTATAGCGGACTTGAGCATTTGAATGTAGGGAGTGGAAAGGAGGTTACTATTAAGGAATTGGCCGAGTTGATGAAGGAAGTGGTGGGATTTGAGGGTGATCTTGTTTGGGATTCTACGAAGCCAGATGGGACTCCAAGGAAGCTGATGGATAGCTCCAAACTTGCAAGTCTGGGTTGGACACCAAAAGTCTCACTCAAGGATGGGCTTGCTGATACCTACAAATGGTACTTGGAGAACGTCAATCTATGA
- the LOC100527576 gene encoding uncharacterized protein LOC100527576: MESSSGIESTGGRAPLSGVVADCVKRWFKDTLKEAKAGDVNMQVLVGQMYYHGYGVPRDAQKGRIWLTKASRVRSSVWRVGGKRPGYNASDSESDEEEDS; the protein is encoded by the exons ATGGAGAGCAGCAGTGGGATTGAGAGCACGGGGGGGCGTGCGCCACTGTCAGGGGTGGTGGCAGATTGTGTGAAGCGGTGGTTCAAAGACACTCTGAAGGAGGCTAAGGCAGGTGATGTTAACATGCAGGTCTTGGTTGGTCAGATGTACTATCATGGCTATGGTGTTCCCAGAGATGCTCAGAAG GGAAGAATTTGGCTGACTAAAGCGTCGAGGGTTAGGTCTTCAGTTTGGAGAGTTGGTGGTAAACGTCCAG GTTATAATGCAAGCGACTCTGAGTCtgacgaagaagaagattcTTAA